A region from the Arthrobacter gengyunqii genome encodes:
- a CDS encoding MaoC family dehydratase yields the protein MAPRVVEQRGLWFEEFEPGAVYRHRPGRTVTEADNVLFTTLTMNTQGLHLDAAYSAEQPFGQRLVNSMFTLATMVGQSVGQLTQGTLVAQLGLGDISFPMPLFHGDTLYTETEVLDKRLSGSRPGQGIVTLAHTGRNQSGDVVGRCTRTALVWTQAAGNPE from the coding sequence ATGGCACCGCGTGTCGTGGAGCAGCGCGGGCTCTGGTTCGAGGAGTTCGAACCCGGGGCGGTGTACCGGCACCGGCCCGGGCGCACCGTCACGGAGGCGGACAACGTCCTGTTCACCACCCTGACCATGAACACCCAGGGGCTGCATCTGGACGCCGCCTACAGTGCGGAGCAGCCGTTTGGGCAGCGGCTCGTGAACTCCATGTTCACGCTGGCCACCATGGTGGGCCAATCCGTGGGCCAGCTGACCCAGGGCACCCTGGTGGCGCAGCTGGGGCTGGGAGACATCAGTTTCCCGATGCCGCTTTTCCACGGGGACACCCTGTACACGGAAACGGAAGTGCTGGACAAGCGGCTCTCCGGCTCTCGCCCGGGCCAGGGAATTGTCACCTTGGCGCACACGGGCAGGAACCAGTCCGGTGACGTCGTGGGGCGGTGTACCCGGACCGCCCTGGTGTGGACGCAGGCAGCCGGCAACCCCGAGTGA
- a CDS encoding HpcH/HpaI aldolase/citrate lyase family protein has product MGPALLFCPGDRPERFAKAAERADAVILDLEDAVAPADKEAARRNLIASTLDPATTMVRVNPVGTEDFEKDLEAVRQTPYRTLMVAKSEDASAMGEALADFTVVALLETALGVVRAPEIAQLSCVAALMWGAEDLMASLGGDSSRGPDGTYRGVALHARAAVLLAAGAFGKGAIDSIYGNIGDTQGLEVEARDAVASGFAAKACIHPGQVAAVRAAYAPSEDEVSYASDVIAEAANHGGVFSFRGEMIDGPLLKQARQTLRRAGR; this is encoded by the coding sequence ATGGGACCAGCACTGCTCTTTTGCCCGGGAGACCGGCCGGAACGGTTTGCCAAAGCAGCCGAGCGGGCAGATGCGGTGATCCTCGACCTGGAAGACGCCGTCGCACCCGCAGACAAGGAAGCCGCCCGCCGGAACCTCATCGCCTCCACCCTCGATCCGGCCACCACCATGGTGCGCGTCAATCCCGTGGGAACCGAGGACTTCGAAAAGGATCTTGAGGCCGTGCGGCAAACCCCGTACCGGACCTTGATGGTGGCCAAATCCGAAGACGCTTCCGCCATGGGCGAGGCGCTCGCCGACTTCACCGTCGTCGCGCTGCTGGAAACCGCCCTGGGCGTGGTTCGGGCTCCGGAGATTGCCCAGCTTTCCTGTGTTGCCGCGCTGATGTGGGGTGCCGAGGACCTGATGGCCTCCCTGGGCGGTGACTCCAGCCGCGGTCCGGACGGCACGTATCGCGGTGTTGCCCTGCACGCCCGCGCTGCCGTGCTGCTGGCAGCCGGCGCGTTCGGCAAGGGTGCCATCGACTCGATCTACGGCAACATTGGGGACACTCAGGGACTGGAAGTGGAAGCGCGGGACGCCGTGGCTTCCGGATTCGCTGCGAAGGCCTGCATCCATCCCGGCCAGGTGGCGGCGGTCCGGGCTGCCTATGCGCCGTCCGAGGACGAGGTTTCCTATGCTTCCGACGTGATCGCCGAAGCCGCGAACCACGGCGGTGTCTTTAGCTTCCGCGGTGAGATGATCGACGGTCCGCTGCTGAAGCAGGCACGCCAGACCCTGCGCCGGGCAGGCCGCTGA